A segment of the Psilocybe cubensis strain MGC-MH-2018 chromosome 5, whole genome shotgun sequence genome:
ACATTCTTACAGTCAGGGCATTCATCAAAGCAAACGGCAATGAGAAATCAATCACCatccagcaccagcagcgcCAAAGAAACATCCAcctaaaaataaaaattagcgaaaagaaaaaaattttCAATCAGACAATTTAGGCATACCATTGAACGTAGATACAATGGCACCCTTGATGCTAGGGTCGTCTCCGAAATGGGCGACATAGTGGTCCATGGTTATGACCGAGGCTATGATCCCACTGGAATTTTGTCCAGTCAGAATGACGATGTAAGCTTATAACAAGGCTAAGAATAACCTATCATATCTGCATGTCATACATCGTAATCGTTTAGTTCGTAGAAAACTGTTTGATAGTTGTTCATCGACTTGCCCAAACAAAAATGCACCTGAGTGGTTTACTAATTAAGCAATGTATTGTGAGCATAGAAAGGCATATTTAAACGCACCAATTGAGGAGAACAGAGCAACAAAGGTGTTATAAAATAGTCCCATATCGCCTCAGTCTGTGTCAAAGGTCAAAAAGGTCCAGTATGCAGTGTCAACGGCATGCAcatcccctcctccactcTTTATATGTCGGTTTTTCAACACCATTCTACATCCCAACCAGTTACCCCAGGGGCGGGGAAATCGCGGGACATTCTAAAGTGAAATGTGGGGGTCATGAGAACGACCATGCTGCACGATAAACCTGTAAAGAACCAAAAGCGGGCCGGGTCAGAAAGAATGTGGGGAAGAAATGAAGCCTTTTGGTCGCAGCTTCAGGCTGCTTGGTACCGATGTCAAATTATACCCGTCAATTCGTGAGATAAGGCGAGAAATGCTTAGAGCAAGAAAGGCGAAAGAACTTGTTATtttgcaaaaagaaaaatagtaCAGATATTGCAGCAATGTTACAGAACCTTTGTTATTTGCGTATGTGGCTTTCGAGTCTAAATCAAAACATGATCAGAAAAGCATCGGAGAGTGGATGCAATTTTAATCCATTAGGATTGACGCTTTACGAAGCAGGCTGGTCAGGTTCGGAGACAGCAGCATCAGACTTCTTTTCCACTTCTATAGTGTCGTCGGCCGGAGAATcagttttcttttctgcaCTGTCTTCTGCCGGCGTATCACCAATGGGGAAGTATTCAGGAATAAGAGTCCTAAATTAAAAGAGAGGCCAATATCAAGGTTACATCCCGCAACAATCGAGAAAGTAGAAGTCAAGCACGTACTCGTAAACACCCAGATCCTTGTCACTCCAAACTACGAAAATAACTCTGTCCAGCTACAGGTCCGGTAAGATATATGTTACAGCTAAAATTAATACAAAATATGCCTACCTTGTTGCCGACTTCAGTATCTAAGAATGCTCTGACGGTGTTCAGAGCAATACGTGTGGCATCAACGATGGGGTAGGAATAGATTCCCGTAGAAACCGAAGGAAATGCCTTGCAACAAGCCATTAACACACCAATGTCATGCTGCAACACTCAGAAACGGCGAACCACTCACAATGTGCTTCAGTCCATTCTCCACGGCCAGTTGCAGACTTGTTTTGTAGCATGATTCAAGCTGCTCGGCCCTCTCCTCAACAAATTTGCTCGAATACACGGGTCCAACTGTGTGGATGATGTGTCGTCTGTTGAAAGAACAGCCATCAGCAACGTCGTTCTATACCCGAGAAGCAACGAGCAAACTGACGCGGGCAGGTTGTATCCTCGCGTGATCTTGGACTCTCCAGTCGCGCATCCATTCAATCCACGACCTAGAATTACGAAAATCACGAGTAAAGTCAGTGAGATTGCGAATGCGAGATAAAAAACAAACACCAGTCAGATAACTCACATTCCTCCAGAAGCTTCGGCCCAGCTGCAGAGTGGATCGCGCCGTCGACTATGATAGCACCGAACACCCATGAGCACCCCGATCGCGCAGATAATCACAGGGCAGAAATGTACAGtacctccccctccccctgtGTTCTCGACGCGTCAGTAGATCCCCAACCAACCAGCAGTCCACAGCCGCAAGAAAGCAACGCACCTAGCAAACTGCGGTTGGCAGCATTGACAATCGCGTCGATCTTGAGCGTGGTGATATCGCCCTGACTATGTAGACAGACACGCAAAAAAGTCAGCGAGTGGACGCGTTTCGGCGAGCTTGCAAGTCGACAAATGATGCCGATCCGATGGCAAGGTCGATCACAGCAGCTCGGTCATACGCACAAGAGGGCCACACGGTCGAGGAGATCAGGTCGCACTGGGTGCCGGAGCTTATCAGCTGCCAGCTTCTTGAGCACGGCTGTCTTGTACAGGTGCGCGACTGTGTTGATGTCGCTGAGACGCAccatgtcgtcgtcgatgtcAGAGTCTACAGAGGATATGCTAGCTGGCGAGGGCGGCGAGACCGGATCGGCGGGTGGAATGTCATCGAGAGACATGGTGGTTGGAGTTTCAAGAAAGACAAGTGGCACAATCAGACCGCATGCATACCAAAAAGGAATGACTATTGCTAAATGCTATGTAGGAGTACATTGTAGGATGCATGCTGCTATGGCGAATAACACCAATACGGTGTCGATGAAAGGCGCCAGCGCACTGAGAATAAGTAGAAATCATGCGAAAAGCGTGTACCCGAATACTAGTTATCCAATCCAATgcgaaaagaaaagagtaTCATGATGAAGAGTGCTTATCCGGGAGAACTACGTAAAAAAAGGGAGACATAGACAAGAAGGAATGCGGGTGTATATCTAGCAGAGATATGATTAATGGTATCCTGTGTTCCTCACACGGAGCTTGTTGGGTTTAAGTAAAGTCCAGAAATCGCGGTTCGCGTGATAGCAATTAGCGCGGTATAAAAATAGGAAGGGGCAGGCGGGGGTAAAGTGGGAAGAAAAAACAACTTGATAGATCATAACGGCCATTTTGCACCACTCATGGAAAAGAGTTCTGAGCGCGCAAATCCAAAACACGTGTGGTTTCGTAGAAATCATGAATGGCCATGGCCATATGCGCCATTTGGCAATGGAGGATGGTGGTGCCGATCATCGCTTTCCAACATTGGCGATCCGGCCTGTGACCGTTCGACGACAGTCGCTGTAGGCACGATAGTCTGTACAGTGCCTGTCACCGAGTGGGCGAGCATCGTCCGGTCAGTGTTGTCCATATCGGCACCAAGTGCGACAATGGGCTGATTGTGAGGATAGTACGACATCCGTTTCATGCTCGTAAAGTTGTAGACGGTAAATCTAAAAGTGTATACGGAgataaaaataaagtgaTAATGGTTTGTAAGTGAAATGTCAATCAGAAGGACAAGGGTAGAATGCGTACTGTTCTTCAAGCTGCCTCAGCTCCGGTTTCATTTTCTCGAGGTCTGGATTAGCCTTTCGTTTAGAATGCGTCAGTGGTTTCTCGACCATCAAGAATTCGTCGAGTTCGTGCGAGACATCAAAATTGGCTTGCTTCATCTGCAAAGAGACGTTGGACGTCAAGACACGGTGGAAACCAGGATAC
Coding sequences within it:
- a CDS encoding ADP-ribose glycohydrolase MACROD1 (ADP-ribose glycohydrolase MACROD1 (Fragment)), producing MSLDDIPPADPVSPPSPASISSVDSDIDDDMVRLSDINTVAHLYKTAVLKKLAADKLRHPVRPDLLDRVALFQGDITTLKIDAIVNAANRSLLVDGAIHSAAGPKLLEECRGLNGCATGESKITRGYNLPARHIIHTVGPVYSSKFVEERAEQLESCYKTSLQLAVENGLKHIAFPSVSTGIYSYPIVDATRIALNTVRAFLDTEVGNKLDRVIFVVWSDKDLGVYETLIPEYFPIGDTPAEDSAEKKTDSPADDTIEVEKKSDAAVSEPDQPAS